The following proteins are encoded in a genomic region of Mustela erminea isolate mMusErm1 chromosome 3, mMusErm1.Pri, whole genome shotgun sequence:
- the SMIM3 gene encoding small integral membrane protein 3, producing MDAVSQVPVEAALPKHILDIWVIVLIILATIVIMTSLLLCPATAVIIYRMRTHPVFNGAV from the coding sequence ATGGACGCCGTTAGCCAGGTCCCGGTGGAAGCTGCGCTCCCCAAGCACATCCTGGATATCTGGGTCATTGTCCTCATCATCCTGGCCACCATTGTCATCATGACCTCCCTGTTGCTGTGCCCGGCAACGGCGGTCATTATCTATCGCATGCGGACTCATCCTGTCTTCAACGGGGCTGTCTGA